One Fuerstiella marisgermanici DNA window includes the following coding sequences:
- a CDS encoding DUF1559 domain-containing protein, giving the protein MKRSARGFTLIELLVVIAIIAILIALLLPAVQQAREAARRTQCKNNLKQLGLALHNYHDVYNQFAPGAVHSQVPRSNGGTSFGPSFYCALLPYVEQGPLYQSLDLSSGRSPGYIGEAGGTAISSGARNKPLVLSAGPMTFMRCPSSAGPVNENNAGVRAPFAHYAGIGGAVDMTSFNETRIYNDGTLGLISGGGMMVANKGMKMRDCTDGTSNTMHLGEMSGRLKRLDGTFSWVSPSGTTHGWIMGTRAAGTPPNLDPGGTAQGDQRCFNMVTIRYSPNQELFANQLFPGMGSNQGANNPLNSMHTGGVQILLADGSVRFISENMNLETLKQLSTRDDGQVVGEF; this is encoded by the coding sequence ATGAAGAGGTCTGCACGAGGGTTTACCCTGATCGAACTACTGGTCGTGATCGCCATTATAGCAATCTTAATCGCATTATTGCTGCCGGCGGTGCAGCAAGCACGGGAGGCGGCCCGCCGCACCCAGTGCAAAAACAACCTGAAGCAGCTTGGTTTGGCGCTTCACAATTATCACGACGTTTACAATCAGTTTGCTCCCGGTGCAGTCCATTCTCAGGTGCCCCGATCCAACGGCGGCACAAGTTTCGGCCCCAGCTTCTATTGTGCTCTGTTGCCATATGTTGAGCAGGGCCCTCTATATCAATCGCTTGACCTGAGTTCAGGCCGTTCTCCCGGTTACATCGGTGAAGCGGGGGGCACGGCCATTTCTTCCGGTGCCAGAAATAAGCCCCTTGTGTTGTCTGCCGGCCCCATGACCTTTATGCGGTGTCCGTCGTCAGCAGGACCGGTTAACGAAAACAACGCGGGTGTCAGAGCTCCGTTTGCTCATTATGCAGGTATTGGTGGCGCCGTGGATATGACGTCGTTTAACGAAACTCGCATCTACAATGACGGCACCCTTGGCCTGATTTCCGGCGGAGGCATGATGGTGGCCAACAAAGGGATGAAGATGCGAGACTGTACTGATGGAACCAGCAATACGATGCATCTGGGGGAAATGTCTGGACGGCTCAAACGGCTGGACGGCACCTTTTCATGGGTCTCCCCATCCGGAACCACGCACGGCTGGATTATGGGAACACGGGCAGCGGGGACTCCGCCGAATCTTGATCCGGGCGGAACCGCTCAGGGTGATCAACGTTGTTTCAACATGGTAACCATCCGCTACAGCCCGAATCAGGAATTGTTTGCCAATCAGTTGTTTCCCGGAATGGGCAGCAATCAAGGAGCGAACAATCCACTGAATTCAATGCATACAGGAGGCGTTCAGATTCTTCTGGCGGATGGTTCCGTCCGATTCATCTCCGAAAACATGAATCTCGAAACACTGAAGCAGCTGTCCACACGAGACGACGGCCAGGTTGTTGGCGAATTCTAA
- a CDS encoding carboxypeptidase-like regulatory domain-containing protein encodes MKICLRTIAALFGILSFAAGCGGTDFGDIGAITGNVTFQGEKIAPETKVIFMQMDKGYAGFGFTDDEGNYSIEWHREGTKFDGMPVGTYKVLVKPPGMIDIEELSADEMLDGADSKIAETKPAFDPKYTETATSGIEFTIKAGENTCDIALD; translated from the coding sequence ATGAAAATTTGCTTAAGAACGATTGCTGCACTGTTTGGTATTCTCTCGTTTGCTGCTGGTTGTGGAGGCACTGATTTTGGTGACATCGGAGCCATAACAGGGAACGTGACCTTCCAGGGTGAGAAGATTGCTCCGGAAACCAAGGTGATCTTTATGCAAATGGATAAGGGGTATGCTGGATTTGGATTCACAGACGATGAAGGAAACTATTCAATTGAATGGCACCGTGAGGGTACCAAATTTGACGGCATGCCAGTGGGAACCTACAAGGTTCTTGTGAAGCCTCCAGGTATGATTGACATCGAAGAGCTTAGCGCAGACGAAATGCTGGACGGTGCCGATTCGAAGATTGCCGAAACCAAGCCAGCGTTTGATCCCAAATACACCGAAACTGCCACCAGTGGCATCGAGTTCACAATCAAGGCTGGTGAGAACACATGTGATATTGCTCTGGACTAG
- a CDS encoding PSD1 and planctomycete cytochrome C domain-containing protein, translated as MIFSMRRFGRACFHGSLLLFALSLVPAEIAAQQLSYNRDVRPILAENCFSCHGFDHATREAGLRLDTREGAVAALESGNIGVVPGKPDDSELVRRILSDDDDLLMPPPHSGKHLSPEQKNILIEWIAQEANYQPHWAFIPPQKVEPPAADSDVTSIKNPIDAFIQERLQREGLSPSPLADPMTLIRRLSLDLTGLPPTVPEVDDFAAAFDANPDLAYSQLTERLLQSAAYGERWGRWWLDQARYADSNGYSIDAPRSIWKYRDWVVDSLNQDLPFDRFTVEQLAGDLLPNAAVPQLVATGFHRNTQINQEGGIDPEQYRIDSVFDRVATTGTVWLGLSIGCAQCHDHKFDPITQREYYQFFAFLNNQDEPSLTVYDPEIDVAALRKERKQLQSALRTRVDGASDQLDAWESQLGPDERKALSKDIQKALSTKKAKRNTKQLLQLFGLGPGQADQEFLSQQQRLAEIERALASGVSTLVMKERTEPRKTTVFIKGDFTRPAEEVTSGTPAVLPALSTDSDRATRLDLANWIVSAENPLTARVIVNRVWQQYFGRGLVETENDFGLQGTTPSHPELLDWLAVNFVEQGWSLKALHRTIVTSHTYQQSSRTRSDLQAKDPDNILLARQRRLRLDAEIVRDVALSVSGLLSRKMGGPPVYPPIPEGVMGQGQVKRSWTVSVGEDRYRRGLYTFVYRATPPPSLSVFDAPDGLSTCTRRNRSNTPLQALTLMNDANFFEFAKSLADVIQRDGIETAFRRCTSRFPRQEERKVLEGLSPLNAARTLLNLDETYTRE; from the coding sequence ATGATTTTTTCCATGCGGCGATTCGGTCGCGCATGCTTCCATGGATCGCTGCTGTTGTTCGCGTTGAGTCTGGTCCCAGCTGAAATTGCAGCACAGCAGCTAAGCTATAACCGCGACGTACGCCCCATCCTTGCCGAGAACTGTTTCTCGTGTCATGGCTTTGATCATGCAACACGTGAAGCAGGCTTACGTCTTGATACTCGTGAAGGAGCTGTGGCAGCGCTGGAATCCGGGAACATCGGAGTTGTTCCCGGCAAGCCAGACGACAGCGAACTGGTCAGGCGAATCCTGAGTGACGACGACGATTTGCTCATGCCGCCTCCCCACTCAGGAAAGCATCTTTCGCCAGAACAGAAGAACATCCTGATCGAATGGATTGCTCAGGAGGCAAACTACCAGCCTCACTGGGCATTCATTCCTCCTCAGAAAGTGGAACCGCCTGCTGCAGACTCAGACGTAACATCGATCAAGAATCCCATTGATGCGTTCATTCAGGAACGTCTACAGCGTGAGGGGCTGTCACCGTCGCCATTGGCTGACCCGATGACTTTGATTCGTCGCCTGAGTCTGGACTTAACCGGATTGCCTCCGACCGTACCGGAGGTTGATGACTTCGCTGCGGCTTTTGATGCCAACCCGGACCTCGCTTACAGTCAGCTGACCGAACGCCTGCTACAGTCTGCCGCGTATGGTGAACGCTGGGGGCGATGGTGGCTCGACCAGGCTCGCTACGCCGACAGCAATGGGTACTCGATTGATGCTCCAAGGAGCATCTGGAAATATCGAGACTGGGTTGTTGACTCGCTGAACCAGGATCTTCCATTCGACCGCTTTACCGTTGAGCAGCTGGCGGGCGATCTGCTGCCGAATGCTGCTGTCCCGCAACTGGTGGCAACGGGATTTCATCGCAATACGCAGATCAATCAGGAAGGCGGTATTGATCCCGAGCAATATCGGATCGACAGTGTCTTTGATCGTGTCGCAACCACCGGCACCGTCTGGCTGGGATTGTCCATCGGATGCGCTCAGTGCCATGATCACAAGTTCGATCCGATTACGCAGCGGGAGTACTATCAGTTCTTCGCGTTCCTGAACAATCAGGATGAACCGAGCTTAACCGTTTACGATCCTGAAATTGATGTCGCTGCTTTGAGGAAGGAGCGAAAACAGCTGCAGTCCGCACTTCGCACAAGAGTGGATGGGGCCTCCGACCAATTAGATGCCTGGGAATCGCAGTTGGGGCCAGATGAAAGGAAAGCGCTGTCGAAAGATATTCAGAAAGCCTTGAGTACTAAAAAGGCAAAACGAAACACAAAGCAACTGCTGCAGTTGTTCGGTCTAGGTCCGGGGCAGGCTGATCAGGAATTTCTGAGCCAGCAACAGCGGCTGGCCGAAATTGAGCGGGCCCTTGCGTCAGGCGTTTCGACTTTAGTAATGAAGGAACGAACAGAACCTCGCAAAACAACCGTCTTTATCAAAGGTGATTTCACTCGCCCTGCTGAAGAAGTGACCAGCGGCACCCCTGCCGTCCTGCCGGCACTATCAACCGACAGCGACCGAGCAACTCGCCTGGATCTTGCGAACTGGATCGTTTCGGCAGAGAACCCACTGACTGCTCGAGTGATTGTGAACCGTGTCTGGCAGCAGTACTTCGGGCGCGGTCTGGTGGAAACCGAAAACGACTTCGGACTACAGGGAACAACGCCGTCACACCCAGAACTGCTTGACTGGCTGGCCGTGAATTTTGTCGAGCAGGGGTGGAGCCTGAAGGCTTTGCATCGCACGATTGTGACATCGCACACCTACCAGCAGTCATCGCGAACACGAAGCGATCTGCAGGCGAAGGACCCCGACAATATTTTGCTGGCTCGCCAGCGTCGTTTGCGGCTGGATGCTGAAATCGTGCGCGATGTGGCCCTGTCTGTCAGCGGCCTGCTGTCTCGAAAAATGGGCGGCCCGCCCGTGTACCCGCCAATTCCCGAAGGAGTAATGGGGCAGGGGCAGGTCAAGCGTTCATGGACGGTAAGTGTCGGCGAAGACCGTTATCGCCGAGGTCTCTACACGTTTGTTTACCGAGCGACGCCGCCACCATCACTCAGTGTGTTCGATGCCCCGGATGGGCTGAGTACGTGCACTCGACGCAACCGCAGCAATACACCTTTGCAGGCCTTGACACTGATGAACGACGCGAACTTTTTTGAGTTCGCAAAATCGCTTGCTGATGTCATCCAGCGTGACGGCATCGAGACTGCTTTTCGACGCTGCACGTCCCGATTTCCTCGGCAGGAAGAACGGAAAGTTCTTGAGGGCCTTTCTCCACTCAACGCTGCTCGAACGCTTCTGAATCTGGATGAAACCTACACTCGTGAGTAG
- a CDS encoding DUF1501 domain-containing protein: MNNAYQLQERTRRHFFRDCGIGVGAMALGDLLHGQPQSFAQPSATGPLDPKVAHFPAKAKRVIFLFMAGGPSQLDMFDHKPMLTELNGQPMPQSYLEGKRFAFMNSSHRTNLLGTKRKFQQYGDSGAWCSDLLPHTAGIVDKLTFLHTCKTDLFNHAPAKIFMNTGTGQFGRPSLGAWLTYGLGSECDNLPGFVVLQSGPRGPRGGAVLWGSGMLPTTYQGVPLRNQGEPILNLTTPAGVEDSQQLEVLDAVRKLNSQRLADTGDEEIATRINAYEMAYRMQSSAPELMDTNGETPDTLAMYGIKDPNEPSFARNCLLARRLVERGVRFIQLYHTNWDHHGGATENLETHLPMICRDIDQPCAGLIRDLEQRGLLKDTIVVWGGEFGRTPMGEVRESTGRNHHIDAFTMWFAGGGFKPGTSFGETDEFGFGPVGESTHVRDIHATLLHQLGIDHERLSFRTQGLDLRLTGVLPARVIHEIVG, translated from the coding sequence ATGAATAACGCCTATCAATTGCAGGAACGAACACGTCGTCACTTTTTTCGTGATTGCGGCATCGGTGTCGGAGCCATGGCGCTTGGAGATCTGCTGCACGGTCAGCCGCAATCGTTTGCTCAACCTTCCGCCACTGGACCTTTGGATCCAAAGGTGGCTCACTTTCCAGCTAAAGCAAAGCGAGTCATCTTTCTGTTTATGGCAGGCGGGCCGTCGCAGCTGGACATGTTCGACCACAAGCCGATGCTGACGGAGTTAAACGGGCAACCGATGCCCCAAAGCTATCTGGAGGGCAAACGCTTTGCCTTCATGAACAGCAGCCACCGAACGAACCTGCTGGGGACAAAGCGTAAGTTTCAACAGTATGGCGACTCCGGCGCATGGTGCAGCGACTTATTGCCACACACCGCCGGTATCGTGGACAAGCTGACATTTCTTCACACCTGCAAGACTGATCTCTTCAACCACGCCCCGGCGAAGATTTTCATGAACACAGGCACAGGGCAGTTTGGACGCCCCAGTCTTGGCGCTTGGTTGACCTATGGCCTGGGCAGTGAGTGCGACAACCTGCCTGGCTTCGTCGTGCTGCAAAGCGGACCTCGTGGTCCCCGCGGAGGAGCCGTGCTGTGGGGAAGCGGAATGCTACCCACCACATATCAGGGGGTTCCGTTGCGCAATCAGGGCGAACCAATATTAAACCTGACAACTCCTGCGGGCGTCGAAGACAGCCAGCAGCTTGAGGTCCTGGATGCCGTCAGAAAATTGAATTCGCAACGGCTGGCTGATACCGGCGACGAAGAAATTGCAACTCGCATCAACGCCTACGAAATGGCCTACCGGATGCAATCAAGCGCTCCGGAGCTGATGGATACCAACGGCGAAACTCCTGATACGCTGGCGATGTACGGAATCAAGGATCCGAATGAACCGAGCTTCGCCAGAAACTGTTTGCTGGCACGGCGGCTTGTCGAACGAGGCGTTCGGTTCATTCAGTTGTATCACACCAACTGGGATCATCACGGAGGTGCCACAGAAAACCTTGAAACGCATCTGCCAATGATTTGCCGCGACATCGACCAGCCATGTGCAGGCCTGATTCGCGATCTTGAACAGCGAGGTTTGCTGAAGGACACGATCGTAGTCTGGGGCGGTGAATTCGGGCGGACGCCGATGGGTGAGGTTCGTGAATCCACAGGCCGGAATCATCACATTGATGCATTCACTATGTGGTTCGCCGGCGGTGGCTTTAAGCCAGGCACGTCTTTTGGCGAAACCGATGAATTTGGTTTCGGCCCCGTCGGCGAATCGACCCACGTTCGCGACATCCATGCAACGCTGCTGCATCAACTGGGAATCGACCACGAACGCCTGAGTTTCCGAACACAAGGTCTGGACCTGCGCCTGACGGGCGTGCTTCCCGCGCGGGTGATTCATGAAATCGTGGGCTGA
- a CDS encoding IS1634 family transposase translates to MFIRQCHRIKNGRRHAYWALVESYRSASGPRQRVVAWLGKLDEAGRLGVHQAAEVLAGSDEVAPGVTADQSQPLSRQMRFEFDDDASAVTPRWVEVNAAGVRVENLRQFGGPWMALHLIRTLQLDTFLSNAIPEGRELVGWDVSSLILIIARLLEPASELFTAEQWYPKTALRDLLGVSEERVNDNRLYRTLDQLLPHKDALETHLKNRLGHLFDLEYDLLMYDVTSTYFEGQAERNPLAQRGYSRDNRSDCKQVCIGLVVSRCGMPLGYKVFAGNTADVTTVEHIVETMEARYGKSDRIWVMDRGMVSEDNIEFLREGGRRYIVGTPKSMLKKFEHELLKEDWTSIRDGLEVKVVPWPGSDDPDESEDCNTSPETFILCRSRDRSKKEEAITQRFEKKIEESLIRMTARCDKQKRDPMKVEREIGRLLGKNTRAAKLFDVKVTKTDDGAARIEWSKIEATRDWATLSSGCYLLRTNVSDWSDEELWKAYIQLTEAEAAFRIHKSDLSIRPIWHQKEDRVLAHIFVCFLAYVLWKTLGQLCSKAGLGDEPRRVLAELSEIRSMDVVLPTRTGPEIRTRCVSKPSDHQQILLEKLSLKLPSKIIQKQM, encoded by the coding sequence ATGTTCATTCGCCAATGCCATCGAATCAAAAACGGTCGTCGCCACGCCTACTGGGCGCTGGTCGAATCGTATCGCTCGGCCAGTGGGCCGCGGCAGCGGGTGGTCGCGTGGCTGGGGAAGCTTGACGAAGCCGGTCGACTGGGCGTCCATCAGGCGGCGGAAGTTTTGGCCGGTAGCGATGAGGTTGCACCCGGTGTCACCGCTGATCAGTCACAACCGCTCAGTCGACAGATGCGATTCGAGTTCGATGATGATGCGTCTGCCGTGACTCCGCGATGGGTCGAAGTCAACGCCGCCGGAGTTCGTGTGGAAAACCTGCGACAGTTCGGCGGGCCGTGGATGGCTCTGCACCTGATTCGCACGCTGCAACTGGATACGTTCCTGAGCAACGCGATCCCTGAAGGTCGTGAACTGGTCGGCTGGGATGTGAGTTCGCTGATTCTGATCATTGCGCGGCTGCTCGAACCTGCCAGCGAACTCTTCACCGCCGAACAATGGTATCCGAAAACGGCACTGCGGGATCTGCTCGGCGTGAGCGAAGAACGTGTGAACGATAATCGGCTGTACCGCACACTCGATCAGCTGCTGCCGCACAAGGACGCATTGGAAACGCATCTGAAGAATCGCCTTGGCCATCTGTTCGATCTCGAATACGACCTGCTGATGTATGACGTCACCAGCACTTACTTCGAAGGTCAGGCCGAACGCAATCCGCTGGCTCAGCGTGGCTATTCGCGCGATAACCGCAGCGACTGCAAGCAGGTCTGCATCGGGCTGGTGGTGTCTCGATGCGGAATGCCGCTGGGATACAAGGTGTTTGCCGGCAATACGGCCGACGTTACTACCGTGGAACACATCGTCGAAACGATGGAAGCACGCTACGGGAAAAGCGATCGCATCTGGGTCATGGATCGCGGCATGGTGTCGGAAGACAACATCGAATTCCTGCGCGAAGGCGGTCGACGCTACATCGTCGGCACTCCCAAATCGATGCTGAAGAAGTTTGAACACGAGCTGCTGAAGGAAGACTGGACCAGCATTCGCGATGGCCTGGAAGTCAAGGTCGTGCCGTGGCCCGGCAGCGACGATCCGGATGAATCGGAAGACTGCAACACATCGCCGGAGACATTCATCCTGTGTCGCAGTCGCGATCGATCAAAGAAGGAAGAAGCGATCACACAGCGCTTCGAAAAGAAGATCGAAGAGTCGCTCATCCGCATGACGGCGCGGTGCGATAAACAGAAACGCGACCCGATGAAGGTCGAACGTGAGATCGGCCGGCTGCTCGGAAAGAACACTCGAGCGGCAAAGCTCTTCGACGTGAAAGTCACGAAGACAGATGACGGGGCCGCACGCATCGAATGGTCAAAGATCGAAGCTACGCGTGACTGGGCGACTCTGAGTTCCGGATGCTATCTGCTGCGAACGAATGTCAGCGACTGGTCCGACGAAGAACTTTGGAAGGCGTACATCCAACTGACCGAAGCGGAAGCCGCGTTCCGAATCCACAAAAGCGATCTTTCGATCCGCCCGATCTGGCATCAGAAGGAGGACCGTGTTCTGGCACACATCTTCGTGTGTTTTCTGGCGTATGTGTTGTGGAAGACGCTCGGCCAGCTGTGCAGCAAAGCAGGGCTGGGCGACGAACCGCGCCGTGTGCTTGCGGAGCTGTCGGAGATCCGTTCGATGGACGTCGTCCTGCCCACTCGCACCGGCCCGGAGATCCGCACCCGCTGCGTGTCAAAGCCCTCCGACCATCAGCAGATTCTTCTGGAAAAGCTGAGCCTCAAACTGCCCTCAAAAATAATCCAAAAGCAAATGTAG
- a CDS encoding aldo/keto reductase, which translates to MQFRKLGNSDLNLSVIGLGTWAIGGGDWQFGWGDQDEQEALDTIVKAVGVGVNWIDTAAVYGLGRSEELVGKALKLIPADRRPIIATKCGRTDEGDGTIGKCLKRASVIAECEASLQRLDIDCIDLYQMHWPEPNEEIEEGWQTLVDLKQQGKVRHIGVSNHSVDQLKTLQAIHPVASLQPPYSMIARDVEADILPYCGEQKIGVICYSPMGKGLLTGTFTKERVAQLSDKDHRSRDPRFQSPQLEINLQFVESLSAIADGLGWTMPELSIAWVLRRPELTSAIVGARRPEQIVQTAVAGDRNLDDVSISAIETAIQNRDQALADLGDVQQARV; encoded by the coding sequence ATGCAGTTTCGAAAACTCGGCAATAGTGATCTTAATCTCAGCGTTATTGGCCTTGGCACATGGGCGATTGGCGGGGGTGATTGGCAGTTTGGGTGGGGTGATCAGGACGAACAGGAAGCGTTGGACACGATTGTCAAAGCGGTCGGCGTCGGGGTGAACTGGATCGACACAGCCGCTGTTTATGGACTTGGCCGCAGCGAAGAACTCGTCGGCAAAGCACTGAAGCTGATCCCCGCCGACCGACGACCGATCATCGCCACCAAGTGCGGCCGGACTGACGAAGGCGACGGAACGATTGGTAAGTGCCTGAAGCGGGCCAGCGTGATTGCAGAATGCGAAGCCAGCCTGCAGCGGTTGGACATTGACTGCATCGATCTGTACCAGATGCATTGGCCGGAACCTAACGAAGAAATCGAAGAAGGCTGGCAAACGCTGGTCGACTTAAAGCAGCAGGGCAAGGTGCGGCACATCGGCGTGTCCAATCACAGCGTTGATCAACTGAAGACACTTCAGGCCATTCATCCGGTTGCGTCGCTGCAGCCACCGTACAGTATGATCGCACGAGATGTCGAAGCGGACATTCTTCCGTACTGCGGCGAACAGAAGATTGGCGTAATCTGCTACAGCCCGATGGGAAAAGGATTGCTGACAGGAACGTTCACGAAAGAACGAGTCGCCCAGCTTTCTGATAAAGATCACCGCAGTCGTGATCCTCGTTTTCAGTCGCCTCAACTAGAAATCAATCTGCAGTTCGTGGAATCGCTTTCCGCCATCGCTGATGGTTTAGGGTGGACGATGCCGGAACTCTCCATCGCGTGGGTTTTGCGTCGCCCGGAACTGACGTCCGCGATTGTGGGAGCACGTCGCCCGGAGCAGATTGTGCAGACGGCTGTGGCTGGCGATCGCAACCTCGACGACGTCTCAATCTCTGCCATCGAAACTGCGATCCAGAACCGCGATCAGGCCCTCGCCGATCTTGGCGACGTTCAGCAAGCACGCGTGTGA
- a CDS encoding Gfo/Idh/MocA family protein encodes MSENQNDQPSSVSRRSFVAASGAALTAIGAAAPSRAAGPRSAQDKVVVGVMGLSRGMSLATTFAETPNVEVKYLCETDTNRLAAAAKRMDKLVDYDFATTGNFKDILDDPDVDALVCAAPNHWHAPAAIMACNAGKHCYVEKPCSHNPWEGEMAIKAARKNKKCVQMGSQRRSGKEIQEAIKLLHDGGIGRVYYSRSWYANLRGPIGHGTPAEVPPNMDYELWQGPAPRQPYTSNKLPYNWHWFWHYGNGELGNNGVHSLDLARWGLQADYPTRVVSSGGRYRFDDDQETADTHVVSFQFEGEKQCIWEALSCNRHGMDGSSFGCTFHGEEGSLEITDWGYKVYDQRAKEIKNVPGTRSDSFHIQNFVDAIRADDPTMLNAEIEEGHKSTLLCHLGNIAHRTGDSLDCDPANGHILNNDEAMKLWKREYEPGWEPTV; translated from the coding sequence ATGTCCGAAAATCAGAACGATCAACCTTCGTCTGTCTCTCGCCGAAGTTTTGTGGCGGCTTCCGGAGCCGCGTTAACGGCCATCGGTGCTGCAGCACCATCGCGAGCGGCAGGCCCTCGCAGTGCGCAGGACAAAGTCGTCGTGGGCGTCATGGGGCTAAGTCGAGGTATGTCGCTGGCGACCACATTTGCGGAAACGCCGAACGTCGAAGTGAAGTACCTTTGCGAAACCGACACGAACCGACTGGCCGCTGCTGCCAAGCGGATGGACAAGTTGGTCGATTACGACTTTGCAACGACCGGCAACTTCAAAGACATTCTGGATGACCCAGACGTCGACGCTCTTGTGTGTGCGGCCCCAAATCACTGGCACGCGCCAGCAGCCATCATGGCCTGTAACGCAGGCAAGCACTGCTACGTCGAAAAGCCATGCAGCCACAATCCGTGGGAAGGCGAAATGGCCATCAAGGCGGCTCGCAAGAACAAAAAGTGCGTTCAAATGGGCAGCCAGCGACGCAGTGGCAAAGAGATTCAGGAAGCCATCAAACTGCTTCACGATGGCGGCATCGGTCGCGTGTATTACAGCCGAAGTTGGTACGCCAACCTGCGAGGTCCCATCGGACACGGAACGCCGGCTGAAGTTCCACCAAACATGGACTACGAATTGTGGCAGGGGCCCGCTCCGCGTCAGCCGTACACGTCTAACAAACTGCCTTACAACTGGCACTGGTTCTGGCACTATGGCAACGGAGAACTGGGCAACAACGGCGTTCATTCGCTCGACCTGGCTCGCTGGGGCCTGCAGGCCGACTATCCCACTCGAGTTGTTTCGTCCGGCGGTCGCTACCGTTTTGACGACGACCAGGAAACAGCCGACACGCACGTTGTTTCGTTCCAGTTCGAAGGCGAAAAACAATGCATCTGGGAAGCTCTCAGCTGCAATCGCCACGGCATGGACGGTAGCAGCTTCGGCTGCACGTTCCATGGCGAAGAAGGCAGTCTGGAAATCACAGACTGGGGCTACAAGGTCTACGATCAAAGGGCGAAGGAAATCAAAAACGTCCCCGGCACCCGTTCGGACTCCTTCCATATCCAGAACTTCGTGGATGCGATCCGAGCGGACGATCCGACGATGCTGAACGCCGAGATTGAAGAAGGCCACAAGAGCACGCTGCTGTGTCATCTCGGAAACATCGCTCACCGAACCGGCGATTCACTGGACTGCGACCCCGCCAACGGCCACATCCTTAACAACGATGAAGCCATGAAACTATGGAAGCGAGAATACGAACCAGGTTGGGAACCGACGGTATAG
- a CDS encoding DUF1501 domain-containing protein, whose translation MPQPISRLDEIDRRNFVESLAKTAFGLSILPVAESLFSSAAQAANSSLAPAKKAEHVIYLMMNGAMSHIDTFDPKPDKEEGGETKAIQTSVSGIQIGEHLPRLAEKMNQLTVIRSMATETGAHEQGRYLMRTSYKLIGSIRHPFLGSWLTHFEGRKNRNLPGSVIIGGGSRHPGQGYLSAELAPAPVGDAATGLQNTKPPKYLNEKNFEKRRRLIGQFESSFRRKYQTTEVEAYTDYYTEAVRLLKSPDLVAFDISKEEDSVKESYGKNKIGQGCLLARRLVEKGVRFVEIEHGGWDNHNNIYDSFSSRAGQLDIAIATLIDDLKQRGLLSKTMIVLSTEFGRTPRINANAGRDHHPGCFSAMLAGAGVKGGHVVGSTDEIGKAVEEGHCYPQDLNATIAYGCGLPIKKEILAPNGRPFHIAHEGTPLQNVFA comes from the coding sequence ATGCCGCAGCCCATCTCACGCCTGGACGAAATTGACCGCCGCAACTTTGTGGAGTCGCTGGCCAAAACAGCCTTTGGGCTGAGCATATTGCCGGTCGCAGAATCGCTGTTTAGTTCTGCCGCTCAAGCCGCCAATTCGTCACTCGCGCCGGCTAAGAAGGCTGAACACGTCATCTATCTCATGATGAACGGCGCGATGAGTCACATCGACACGTTCGACCCAAAGCCCGATAAAGAAGAAGGCGGTGAAACCAAGGCCATTCAGACTTCAGTCTCCGGCATACAAATTGGCGAACACTTGCCGCGCCTGGCCGAAAAGATGAACCAACTGACCGTGATCCGATCCATGGCCACCGAAACCGGGGCTCACGAGCAGGGCCGGTATTTGATGAGAACCAGTTACAAGCTGATCGGTTCCATTCGCCATCCGTTTCTCGGTTCCTGGCTGACTCATTTCGAAGGCCGCAAAAACAGAAATCTGCCCGGCAGCGTGATCATCGGCGGAGGCAGTCGTCATCCGGGACAGGGCTACCTGTCGGCCGAACTGGCCCCGGCACCGGTGGGCGATGCGGCCACGGGGCTGCAAAACACGAAGCCACCAAAGTACCTGAACGAAAAGAACTTCGAAAAGCGCCGCCGCCTGATCGGTCAGTTCGAATCCAGCTTCCGTCGTAAGTATCAAACAACCGAAGTAGAAGCGTACACTGACTACTACACCGAGGCCGTGCGGTTGCTGAAGAGTCCCGATTTGGTGGCGTTTGATATCAGCAAAGAAGAAGACAGCGTCAAAGAGAGCTATGGCAAGAACAAGATTGGCCAGGGCTGCTTGCTGGCTCGCCGCCTGGTGGAAAAAGGCGTTCGCTTCGTCGAAATCGAACACGGCGGCTGGGACAACCACAACAACATCTACGACAGTTTCAGCAGTCGAGCGGGCCAACTGGATATTGCCATCGCCACACTGATCGACGACCTGAAACAGCGAGGCCTGTTAAGTAAAACGATGATCGTGTTGAGCACCGAATTTGGACGCACGCCAAGAATCAACGCCAACGCCGGTCGCGACCATCACCCCGGCTGCTTTAGTGCGATGCTGGCGGGAGCCGGCGTGAAAGGCGGCCACGTGGTGGGAAGCACCGACGAAATCGGAAAGGCGGTCGAAGAAGGCCACTGCTACCCTCAGGATCTGAACGCCACAATCGCCTACGGCTGCGGTCTGCCGATCAAAAAAGAGATTCTGGCGCCCAACGGTCGTCCCTTCCACATTGCTCATGAAGGCACTCCGCTGCAGAACGTGTTTGCTTAG